The Lewinellaceae bacterium genome includes a region encoding these proteins:
- a CDS encoding S8 family serine peptidase, producing MKIYILTLTLVTSLLISLRAQDYSLFLHGGTEIPEEGLRQSIHLDQMVDGYFYSILQFYDIPTASVREQLSDVGIELLIYVPNYAWLARIPATVNLEDFPLRAIVPLRPQDKIFPSLQTGSFPECLLESGGIRVSAMLYPRVSKSASRASIEQAGFENLLLKGRAVNMTVQADQLEALAGLPFIMAIVPRECDPEKEGIKGRTLVRGNLLNGGTAFTGNGISIGIADDGSVSHEDFRGRITDFTTGDVGTHGDMTVGLAGGCGNIAQRGVGMATAADLFLFDIEGYPHIINAVENFVTYQVEITSTSYGEGCGGYYTYTAQELDQQVYENNNFFHCFSAGNRGFDGCNDIYGGFANDDLTRFGNITGGRKAGKNAIAVGNVYYNDSLRVTSSRGPTNDGRIKPDICAPGQGNLSTGENNTYQDGGGTSAASPVIAGSAALIYQAYEEKYDGISPPSGLIKAMILCSAEDLGRPGPDYEHGWGRIHLGRALEVLEEEQFITDTIEHAYQDYHQIIIPDGTGQARIMVYWMDPAGVVLSSKALVNDIDISLQSGAGQLYLPHVLSHYPHYDSLTKPAYQGYDHVNNMEEVILNNPLPGAYTLRVKGHMIPEGPQQYFVVYSFVKDEIEVTYPSAGEGFVPGEKEILRWDAYGDQGTFLLEYSLDGMESWLTIADEVPGNLRYYEWKVPEVVSGNAFIRISRGDQTAHSEENFTIIGIPSFDFDYVDVNTASISWYPVPGATSYEVYAIGEMFMEQIGSTQGTSFSFPVQLWQSNWYSVRAVISEQAKGTRADAKEYTHQTCNANFGINFQFDLYPGEISWQVTNQSGDVVATGGPYDYLPPNTYLSIEKCLPYGCYTLKIWDAYGDGICCSHGDGYYEFIGQNGQVLTTGGAFGGLKTIYFCLENTMGDLSMNVSSLQNVSCFGGNNGEVTIHAIGGSGNYSYLWSNGATGPHVTGLTAGTHSVTVTDGLAQLSTSVTLTQPVPINVNITPVDINCSTITAGSVLTEVSGGLPPYNYFWSTGASTPDIGNLEAGNYKVSVVDANGCLMAAETTVAQNNSLELTTTVVSPGCFGAANGVILASATGGAGNYSYLWNNGLNTPTVFGIAAGNYQVTVTDSNGCNGVRFVTVDEPEVLGVEGIITHPGCDGGNTGSIELIVEGGTAPYQYVWDTGQTSYNVYNLSTGNYTVTVLDANNCSDVKTFEVNISSPMVLHFDTNSALEGNDGSIDLEVDYGMPPYTFSWSNGANSEDLVNIPAGTYGVTVTDDSGCQATGEVNVGGGEYCLLRGSNTNYEWIDKVTWSGQAFVSGKNGGLGLFPGTIFTALTGATHLLEVQPAFSATPFGEYWRIWIDYNGDYDFSDEGEEIFAGGAIMGNLSIPVTIPNNAVPGITRMRIAMKYGTLPPLCGTYGYGEVEEYSILIQPASGLNAAIGSYPELDWKAEKTERSLGVNAFSVYPNPASDYIVIPLEAMHPGDLVRCTIYSLDGRKVKAFNIELSDNEPYREISVDNLPEGLYRMELFGNNSVQLAKFVISR from the coding sequence ATGAAAATTTACATTTTAACACTAACACTGGTAACAAGTTTACTCATCTCCCTCCGTGCCCAGGACTATAGTCTGTTTTTACACGGAGGTACTGAAATTCCTGAAGAAGGTTTACGACAAAGTATCCATCTCGATCAGATGGTCGATGGTTATTTTTATTCAATCCTTCAATTTTATGACATTCCAACGGCTTCTGTCAGGGAGCAACTTTCCGATGTTGGGATCGAATTACTGATTTACGTACCTAATTATGCCTGGTTGGCCCGCATACCCGCGACAGTGAACCTGGAAGATTTTCCGCTTCGCGCGATTGTTCCATTACGACCTCAGGATAAGATATTTCCTTCCCTACAAACAGGGAGTTTTCCTGAATGCCTCTTGGAATCAGGGGGCATAAGAGTGAGTGCTATGCTCTATCCCCGGGTGTCGAAAAGTGCTTCAAGGGCTTCTATCGAACAGGCAGGATTCGAGAACCTTTTGCTTAAAGGACGTGCGGTCAATATGACGGTTCAGGCCGATCAGTTGGAAGCTCTCGCCGGCCTTCCCTTCATCATGGCGATCGTCCCTCGTGAATGTGACCCTGAAAAAGAAGGGATCAAGGGTCGAACGCTCGTTCGGGGCAACCTGTTGAACGGAGGCACTGCTTTCACCGGTAACGGTATTTCCATTGGTATTGCAGATGACGGTTCGGTGAGTCATGAAGATTTTCGTGGCCGCATAACTGATTTTACGACGGGGGATGTCGGTACCCATGGAGATATGACCGTCGGATTGGCCGGTGGGTGTGGTAATATTGCCCAAAGAGGGGTAGGAATGGCTACCGCAGCCGATCTATTCCTTTTTGATATCGAAGGATACCCTCACATCATCAATGCCGTTGAAAATTTTGTCACCTACCAGGTTGAAATTACTTCTACTTCTTACGGAGAAGGTTGCGGAGGGTACTATACCTATACGGCACAAGAACTGGATCAGCAGGTTTATGAGAACAATAATTTTTTCCATTGTTTTTCGGCAGGAAACCGTGGATTCGACGGGTGTAATGATATTTACGGTGGTTTTGCCAATGATGATTTGACGCGATTTGGGAATATCACAGGAGGGCGAAAAGCAGGGAAAAATGCTATCGCGGTAGGCAACGTCTATTACAACGACAGCTTGCGGGTCACTAGTAGCAGGGGACCCACCAATGATGGAAGGATCAAACCGGATATTTGTGCGCCTGGCCAGGGGAACCTGAGTACCGGGGAAAATAATACCTACCAGGATGGGGGAGGAACCTCGGCCGCCTCACCGGTCATTGCAGGATCTGCAGCCCTGATATACCAGGCTTACGAGGAAAAGTATGACGGAATATCGCCTCCTTCAGGACTGATCAAAGCGATGATATTGTGTTCAGCAGAGGACCTGGGAAGGCCTGGGCCCGATTACGAACATGGATGGGGGAGAATACACCTCGGAAGGGCTTTAGAAGTCCTTGAGGAAGAACAGTTTATTACCGACACCATTGAACATGCGTACCAGGACTACCATCAGATCATCATCCCGGACGGCACAGGCCAGGCCAGGATCATGGTTTACTGGATGGATCCGGCTGGAGTGGTATTGTCTTCCAAAGCATTGGTAAACGATATTGACATTTCCCTTCAAAGCGGTGCAGGTCAGCTTTACCTGCCTCATGTGCTAAGCCATTACCCGCATTACGACAGTCTTACGAAACCCGCCTATCAGGGATACGATCATGTAAACAATATGGAAGAAGTCATTCTCAACAATCCTCTGCCGGGAGCTTATACCCTTAGAGTTAAAGGACACATGATCCCGGAAGGACCCCAGCAGTATTTTGTGGTTTATTCCTTTGTGAAGGATGAAATTGAGGTGACTTACCCTTCCGCAGGGGAGGGGTTTGTGCCGGGAGAAAAAGAAATACTTCGCTGGGATGCCTATGGAGATCAAGGGACTTTCCTGCTGGAATATTCCCTTGACGGGATGGAAAGCTGGCTAACCATAGCTGATGAAGTTCCGGGCAATCTTCGATATTATGAATGGAAGGTTCCTGAGGTGGTTTCGGGCAACGCCTTTATCAGGATCAGCAGGGGAGACCAGACGGCTCATTCTGAAGAGAATTTTACAATAATAGGTATACCGTCTTTTGATTTTGATTATGTCGATGTCAATACGGCATCTATTTCCTGGTATCCTGTTCCCGGAGCTACTTCTTATGAAGTGTACGCCATCGGGGAAATGTTCATGGAACAAATCGGTTCAACCCAGGGGACATCCTTTTCTTTTCCAGTTCAATTATGGCAAAGCAACTGGTATAGTGTCCGGGCTGTCATTAGTGAACAAGCCAAAGGCACCAGGGCTGACGCCAAAGAATACACCCACCAGACCTGTAACGCCAATTTTGGGATTAATTTTCAGTTCGATCTTTACCCGGGAGAAATAAGCTGGCAGGTGACCAATCAAAGTGGAGATGTGGTGGCCACGGGCGGCCCTTACGATTACCTGCCTCCGAACACCTACTTGTCTATAGAAAAATGTCTTCCTTATGGCTGTTATACGCTCAAAATATGGGATGCTTATGGTGATGGGATTTGTTGCAGCCATGGGGACGGTTATTATGAATTCATCGGACAGAATGGCCAGGTTTTAACCACGGGCGGAGCTTTTGGAGGGCTTAAAACCATTTACTTCTGCCTGGAAAATACGATGGGGGATCTTTCGATGAATGTATCCAGCCTGCAAAATGTGTCCTGTTTTGGAGGCAATAACGGAGAGGTAACGATACATGCCATTGGAGGCAGCGGAAATTACAGTTACCTTTGGAGCAATGGGGCCACAGGTCCTCATGTTACAGGCCTGACCGCCGGTACCCATTCGGTGACGGTCACGGATGGTTTGGCACAATTGTCCACCAGTGTAACCCTCACACAACCTGTACCTATAAACGTGAATATTACTCCTGTTGATATTAATTGCAGCACCATTACAGCCGGATCCGTTTTGACAGAAGTCTCAGGAGGGCTCCCTCCCTATAATTATTTTTGGAGCACCGGTGCATCTACCCCTGATATTGGTAATCTCGAAGCCGGAAATTATAAAGTTTCGGTAGTGGACGCCAATGGGTGTTTAATGGCCGCGGAAACCACCGTGGCTCAGAACAACAGCCTTGAATTGACTACCACCGTGGTGAGCCCAGGCTGTTTTGGGGCTGCAAACGGAGTAATATTAGCTTCGGCCACCGGAGGTGCCGGAAATTACAGCTACTTGTGGAATAATGGTCTGAACACTCCGACAGTCTTTGGAATTGCTGCGGGAAATTACCAGGTGACGGTTACTGACAGTAACGGTTGCAACGGGGTCCGGTTTGTCACAGTGGATGAACCGGAAGTGCTCGGCGTAGAAGGAATTATCACCCATCCCGGATGTGACGGCGGAAACACAGGATCCATTGAGTTGATCGTAGAAGGGGGGACGGCGCCTTACCAATATGTCTGGGATACCGGACAGACGAGTTATAATGTGTACAACCTGAGTACCGGAAATTACACGGTTACTGTTTTGGATGCTAATAATTGTAGTGATGTGAAGACTTTTGAAGTAAATATTTCCTCTCCCATGGTGCTGCATTTTGACACCAACAGTGCCCTGGAAGGCAATGATGGCAGCATTGACCTCGAAGTGGATTATGGCATGCCGCCTTATACTTTTTCATGGTCCAACGGGGCAAACTCCGAAGACCTGGTAAATATCCCTGCCGGCACCTATGGGGTTACCGTTACCGATGACAGCGGTTGCCAGGCGACGGGCGAAGTGAATGTAGGCGGCGGCGAATACTGCCTGCTGAGAGGCAGCAATACCAATTACGAATGGATCGATAAGGTCACCTGGTCGGGCCAGGCTTTCGTATCCGGTAAAAATGGCGGATTGGGTCTTTTTCCCGGAACCATTTTTACGGCACTTACGGGGGCCACCCATTTGCTGGAAGTACAACCGGCATTTTCAGCCACCCCATTTGGGGAGTATTGGCGCATCTGGATCGACTACAACGGGGATTATGATTTCTCGGACGAGGGAGAAGAAATTTTTGCAGGGGGGGCCATCATGGGCAACTTATCGATACCGGTTACCATTCCCAATAATGCGGTTCCGGGGATCACGCGAATGAGGATCGCCATGAAATATGGTACTTTACCACCCCTTTGCGGCACCTACGGGTACGGAGAAGTAGAGGAATATTCCATCCTGATACAACCTGCAAGCGGGCTGAATGCGGCTATCGGAAGTTATCCGGAATTGGATTGGAAAGCCGAAAAAACGGAGCGGTCCCTTGGGGTTAACGCCTTTTCGGTTTACCCGAATCCTGCATCGGATTATATCGTAATTCCTCTGGAAGCAATGCATCCGGGAGACCTGGTTCGGTGTACTATTTACAGCCTGGACGGACGTAAAGTGAAAGCGTTTAATATCGAATTGTCGGACAATGAACCATATAGGGAAATTTCTGTCGATAATTTGCCGGAAGGCCTCTATCGAATGGAACTTTTTGGAAATAATTCCGTACAATTGGCTAAATTTGTAATCAGTCGGTAA
- a CDS encoding M1 family metallopeptidase: protein MKNKITLAILMALCFPLLMTAQQENTNKNKFRQLYYELPTPNSYRTASGAPGHEYYQQKADYVMHVELDDEKQRVSGDETITYHNNSPDVLTYLWLQLDQNMRAKDSDTHKIKTDEIDGRTSFNQLKGLHDRFDGGFNIEYVKDAGDAPMGYLINKTMMRVDLKTPLAPGSSVTFKIKWWYNVQSRMDWGGRSGYEPFDDGNILYTIAQFFPRMAVYNDVEGWQNKQFLGRGEFTLAFGDYEVHITVPADFVVAATGELQNSKQVLTATQRKRWDAAQKSTDKPVIIITEEEAIANESSRSKDKKTWIFKAQNVRDFAFATSRKFIWDAMAVKFGDRTVMAMSMYPKEGNPLWEKYSTRMVAHTLTSYSKYTFDYPYPLAWSIHSKWIGMEYPMICFNGGRPEPDGTYSERTKYGMLGVICHEVGHNFFPMIVNSDERQWTWMDEGLNSFVQDLAELEWDANYPTGSGHPTKIVDYMKMEKEKLTPIMTNSESILNFGPNAYSKPATALFILRETVMGPELFDKAFKEYATRWMFKHPSPADFFRTMEDASAVDLDWFWRGWFYTTDNVDIAMSEVNWFTVDTKNPEVEKALAKAKRDNEPEYIGDIRRENSETVVTRDPSMLDFYNNYDELDVTVLDEKEYKQFLSSLTDDEKQIINGGGNYYSIKFKNLGGLVMPVILEFKFKDGTSEVVRIPAEIWQKNNEEVSKVFYFEKEASEIILDPFVETADVDRNNNYWPKRNEPTRFEVFKGGAGGRRGGGGGKNPMQKAKEIEAMSEKGAKDAPAGGQGEKK, encoded by the coding sequence ATGAAGAACAAAATTACGCTCGCCATTTTGATGGCACTTTGTTTTCCATTGTTGATGACGGCACAGCAGGAAAACACCAATAAGAACAAATTCCGTCAGTTGTACTATGAATTGCCCACGCCCAACAGCTACCGCACTGCTTCAGGGGCTCCAGGGCATGAATATTATCAGCAGAAGGCTGATTATGTGATGCATGTTGAACTGGATGATGAAAAACAGCGTGTGTCCGGGGACGAAACGATCACCTATCACAATAACTCCCCTGATGTGCTCACTTATCTTTGGCTCCAGCTGGATCAGAATATGCGTGCCAAAGATTCAGACACCCACAAGATCAAAACAGATGAGATCGATGGACGAACTTCTTTTAATCAGTTGAAAGGCCTGCATGATCGCTTTGATGGAGGCTTCAATATCGAATACGTGAAAGATGCCGGGGATGCTCCCATGGGGTACCTGATCAACAAGACGATGATGCGGGTGGATCTCAAAACACCTTTGGCACCGGGAAGTTCGGTTACTTTTAAAATCAAATGGTGGTACAATGTGCAAAGCCGCATGGATTGGGGAGGCCGTTCCGGTTATGAACCTTTTGATGACGGCAATATCCTGTACACTATTGCCCAGTTTTTCCCGAGAATGGCGGTTTACAATGATGTAGAGGGCTGGCAGAATAAACAATTTTTAGGAAGAGGGGAATTTACACTCGCTTTTGGCGATTACGAAGTGCATATCACCGTTCCTGCCGATTTTGTGGTGGCTGCCACAGGAGAACTTCAAAATTCAAAACAAGTGCTGACAGCCACCCAGCGAAAACGTTGGGATGCGGCCCAAAAGAGTACGGACAAGCCTGTAATCATTATTACGGAAGAAGAAGCCATCGCCAACGAGAGCAGCCGGTCGAAAGATAAAAAAACCTGGATTTTCAAAGCGCAGAATGTGCGTGATTTCGCCTTTGCCACCAGCCGCAAATTTATTTGGGATGCTATGGCCGTGAAGTTTGGCGATCGCACCGTTATGGCCATGTCTATGTATCCAAAGGAAGGAAATCCCCTTTGGGAAAAATATTCAACGAGGATGGTGGCTCATACATTGACCTCTTATTCGAAATATACTTTTGATTATCCTTATCCGCTGGCATGGTCCATTCACTCCAAATGGATTGGAATGGAATACCCGATGATCTGTTTCAACGGGGGACGGCCTGAGCCTGACGGGACTTATTCCGAAAGGACAAAATACGGCATGCTGGGCGTCATTTGCCACGAAGTGGGACACAACTTCTTCCCTATGATCGTCAATTCCGATGAGCGCCAGTGGACATGGATGGATGAAGGGCTCAATAGTTTCGTGCAAGATCTTGCCGAACTCGAATGGGATGCCAATTACCCCACAGGTTCGGGACATCCGACCAAAATTGTGGATTATATGAAAATGGAAAAGGAGAAATTGACTCCGATTATGACCAATTCCGAGTCCATTCTCAATTTCGGACCCAATGCCTATAGCAAACCGGCTACGGCCTTGTTTATCCTCCGCGAAACTGTTATGGGACCTGAGTTGTTCGATAAGGCCTTTAAGGAATATGCGACCCGTTGGATGTTCAAACATCCCAGCCCGGCAGACTTCTTCCGGACCATGGAAGATGCTTCAGCAGTTGATCTGGATTGGTTCTGGCGGGGATGGTTTTATACCACGGATAATGTGGACATTGCGATGTCTGAAGTGAATTGGTTTACCGTGGATACCAAAAATCCCGAGGTTGAAAAAGCGTTGGCGAAAGCCAAACGGGACAATGAGCCGGAATATATCGGGGATATTCGCAGGGAGAACAGTGAAACAGTGGTCACCCGCGACCCGTCTATGCTGGATTTTTATAATAATTATGATGAACTCGATGTCACCGTATTGGATGAAAAGGAATACAAGCAGTTTTTGAGTAGCCTGACAGATGATGAAAAGCAGATCATTAACGGAGGAGGGAATTATTATTCCATTAAATTCAAAAACCTGGGTGGATTGGTCATGCCTGTCATCCTGGAATTTAAATTTAAAGATGGCACTTCCGAAGTCGTTCGCATTCCGGCTGAGATCTGGCAAAAGAACAATGAAGAAGTCAGCAAAGTGTTCTATTTTGAAAAAGAGGCTTCGGAGATCATTCTCGATCCTTTTGTAGAAACGGCAGATGTGGACAGGAATAACAATTACTGGCCGAAGCGGAATGAGCCGACCCGTTTTGAAGTGTTTAAAGGAGGAGCCGGTGGACGCCGCGGCGGCGGTGGCGGAAAGAATCCAATGCAAAAGGCAAAGGAAATAGAAGCCATGAGTGAAAAAGGAGCCAAAGATGCTCCTGCAGGAGGGCAGGGAGAAAAGAAATAA
- a CDS encoding Do family serine endopeptidase, translating to MKRNLVFSGIIALIVSMATLGVFSLVTRNSNTVRIEHISGTPSQSALYTLDENSKLVPLDFTQTAGKVVEGVVNIKSTQIYSAGRSQEGNIPDQFRDFFGDQFPQFFGPRSRGNTPDNRSGNPPTRVGTGSGVIISEDGYIVTNNHVVADADDLEVTLHDNRTYKAVVVGTDPTTDLALIRIKEKGLVPVPFANSDAVKVGEWVLAVGNPFSLNSTVTAGIVSAKGRNINILKEQYAVENFIQTDAAINPGNSGGALVNLEGGLIGINTAIASPTGSYSGYGFAVPVNIVNKVVEDLIKYGVVQRGVLGIMIRSVDGNLAREKDLPVLQGILVDSLMDNSAAGAAGIKVGDIITRVNDMEVNSSPELQGMVARYRPGEKVTLTVNRQGKEKVIDVILNNRQGNTALAAKEKSEAVNLLGAELETVDGALAKKLDIKGGVKVNKLFAGKLRKDTDAREGFIITKVDGDEVSSVKELEKKLENKKGGVMLEGVYEDVPGEYYYAFGM from the coding sequence ATGAAACGGAATCTGGTATTTTCAGGCATTATCGCACTGATCGTAAGTATGGCAACCCTGGGTGTTTTTTCCCTGGTTACCCGCAACTCTAACACCGTGAGGATCGAACACATTTCCGGAACACCCTCACAAAGTGCATTGTACACTCTTGATGAAAACAGCAAATTAGTCCCCCTGGATTTCACCCAAACGGCAGGAAAGGTCGTGGAAGGGGTCGTCAATATAAAGTCAACCCAAATTTATAGTGCCGGTCGTAGTCAGGAAGGGAACATTCCCGACCAATTCAGGGATTTTTTCGGAGATCAGTTTCCCCAGTTTTTTGGACCGCGCAGCCGTGGCAACACTCCTGACAACCGGTCCGGAAATCCACCTACAAGAGTGGGAACCGGATCCGGGGTCATTATCAGTGAAGATGGTTATATCGTAACCAATAACCACGTGGTGGCGGATGCCGATGACCTCGAAGTGACCCTCCACGATAACCGCACCTACAAAGCGGTGGTGGTCGGAACGGACCCCACAACAGATCTAGCCCTCATTCGCATTAAAGAAAAAGGACTCGTTCCCGTTCCCTTTGCCAATTCTGATGCCGTAAAGGTAGGAGAGTGGGTACTTGCTGTGGGAAACCCCTTTAGTCTGAACTCCACCGTTACCGCCGGTATTGTTAGCGCCAAAGGGCGAAACATCAATATTCTCAAGGAGCAATACGCCGTGGAGAATTTTATCCAGACCGATGCGGCCATCAATCCGGGCAACAGTGGCGGTGCGCTGGTCAACCTTGAAGGCGGACTGATCGGGATCAATACCGCTATCGCAAGTCCTACCGGTTCCTATAGCGGATACGGGTTTGCAGTACCGGTCAATATTGTGAATAAAGTGGTGGAAGACCTGATCAAATACGGAGTTGTCCAGCGGGGTGTTCTCGGGATCATGATCCGTTCCGTTGACGGTAACCTGGCCAGGGAAAAAGATCTGCCCGTCCTTCAGGGCATCCTTGTTGACAGTCTGATGGACAATAGCGCAGCCGGTGCGGCCGGGATTAAGGTCGGAGACATCATCACCAGGGTGAATGATATGGAAGTTAACTCCTCCCCTGAACTCCAGGGCATGGTGGCCCGCTACAGACCCGGTGAAAAGGTAACCCTTACCGTCAACCGACAAGGGAAAGAGAAAGTCATTGATGTCATTCTCAACAACAGGCAAGGGAACACAGCGCTTGCAGCAAAAGAAAAAAGCGAAGCCGTGAATCTCCTGGGTGCTGAACTGGAAACCGTCGATGGTGCCCTGGCTAAAAAACTCGACATCAAAGGAGGCGTGAAAGTGAATAAGTTATTTGCCGGAAAACTCAGGAAAGATACCGATGCCCGAGAAGGATTTATCATCACCAAAGTAGATGGAGATGAAGTGTCCAGCGTAAAAGAACTGGAAAAGAAACTCGAAAATAAAAAAGGCGGCGTAATGCTTGAAGGTGTCTATGAGGACGTTCCGGGAGAGTATTATTATGCATTTGGTATGTAA